Proteins from a single region of Ziziphus jujuba cultivar Dongzao chromosome 1, ASM3175591v1:
- the LOC107432112 gene encoding putative F-box/LRR-repeat protein At1g56400 — MAHGDLFETLPDPLICIIISFLTFKEAARTSILAKRWRHLWRSTKTIEFNERFFIKPADPQETRENQRSNFIDFATQWIKSYKDNSSINHFSLTISNPKDQLSLPLLDKSIPFSLSRKAKSLRLDFTDPAWEQQQQQQQQDHLDNHPLEAIDLPSNVYEHRALESLELFSCKFDMSELVKLRNLKHVSLGWVRLLLSSLKALLSNCVLLESLSLVRCWDIDHVQVKGTRGRNLKLKSLVIENCDFNENWLEIEAPRLKYLKYNGMVSSYFDVQVAVDMEEADLDFRHYDGQAILGLGDVLLRLLNLLNPTKLTLCSYFLQV; from the coding sequence ATGGCACATGGTGACTTATTCGAAACCTTACCAGACCCTCTTATTTGCATCATCATCTCCTTCTTGACCTTCAAAGAAGCAGCAAGAACCAGCATTCTGGCCAAGCGCTGGCGTCACCTTTGGCGTTCAACCAAAACGATCGAATTCAACGAGCGCTTCTTCATCAAACCTGCAGATCCACAAGAGACAAGAGAGAACCAGAGAAGCAACTTCATCGATTTCGCGACGCAATGGATCAAAAGCTACAAAGACAACTCCAGTATAAACCATTTCTCTCTCACCATTTCCAACCCAAAAGATCAGCTGTCCCTTCCGCTTTTGGACAAGAGCATTCCATTCTCACTTTCTCGAAAGGCCAAATCCCTCCGTCTGGATTTTACAGATCCAGCTTgggaacaacaacaacaacaacagcaacaagaCCACTTGGACAACCATCCTCTAGAGGCAATCGATTTGCCTTCGAATGTGTACGAGCACAGAGCTCTAGAATCTCTGGAGTTGTTCTCCTGCAAATTCGATATGTCTGAGCTGGTGAAGCTGCGCAACCTGAAACATGTGTCTTTGGGATGGGTTAGACTGTTGCTGTCTTCTCTCAAGGCCCTGTTGTCCAACTGTGTTCTGTTGGAGAGTTTGAGCCTTGTTAGATGCTGGGACATCGATCATGTTCAGGTTAAAGGGACCAGAGGCAGAAACTTGAAGCTCAAAAGTTTGGTCATCGAAAATTGCGATTTCAACGAGAACTGGTTGGAAATCGAGGCTCCCAGGCTTAAATATCTGAAATATAATGGGATGGTGAGCAGCTATTTTGATGTACAAGTTGCTGTTGATATGGAAGAGGCTGATCTCGATTTTAGGCACTATGATGGACAGGCCATTCTTGGACTTGGAGATGTTCTTTTGAGACTTCTCAACCTTCTTAACCCAACGAAATTGACTCTTTGCAGTTATTTCCTTCAGGTATAA
- the LOC107432185 gene encoding septum-promoting GTP-binding protein 1 isoform X1: MAKILHESTRNMTQLCKKVVHLDVRWSIVERVSVIGHFFKFIWDRIVVCSTGRSSRYRRLQRRSSSSPLLEVAEDGTVSDEPTTTCGGGVYDTDQDSVTLKISLLGDCQIGKTSFVVKYVGDEQEKRSLEMTGLNLMDKTLAVQGARISFRIWDVGGDKGSVDHIPIACKDAVAILFMFDLTSRCTLNSVVGWYSQARKWNQTAIPILIGTKFDDFVRLPPDLQWTIVTQARAYAKAMKATLFFSSATHNINVNKIFKFIMAKLFNLPWTVERNLTIGEPIIDF, encoded by the exons ATGGCCAAAATCCTTCATGAATCCACAAGGAACATGACTCAGCTTTGTAAAAAAGTGGTCCATCTCGACGTCCGGTGGAGCATAGTGGAAAGGGTGTCTGTGATTGGCCacttcttcaagttcatatggGATAGAATCGTCGTCTGCTCCACAGGAAGGTCAAGCCGGTACCGGAGGTTGCAGCGGCGCTCTTCTTCGTCGCCGTTGCTGGAAGTGGCAGAGGATGGCACTGTCTCTGACGAACCCACCACCACGTGCGGCGGCGGCGTGTATGACACGGATCAGGATTCAGTGACTTTGAAGATCAGCTTGCTGGGTGATTGTCAGATTGGAAAAACAAGCTTTGTT GTCAAATATGTTGGGGATGAGCAGGAAAAGAGAAGCTTGGAGATGACAGGACTGAATTTGATGGATAAAACATTAGCAGTTCAAGGAGCTCGAATTTCCTTCAGGATTTGGGACGTaggag GTGATAAAGGATCGGTGGATCATATTCCAATCGCTTGCAAAGATGCAGTAGCaattttgttcatgtttgatcTTACAAGTCGATGTACTCTAAATAG TGTTGTTGGATGGTATAGTCAAGCAAGAAAATGGAATCAG ACAGCGATTCCTATACTAATAGGGACTAAATTCGACGATTTCGTTAGACTTCCTCCAGATTTGCAGTGGACAATTGTGACCCAG GCAAGGGCATATGCAAAGGCAATGAAGGCAACCCTATTTTTCTCAAGTGCAACCCACAACATAAATGTCAACAAGATCTTCAAATTTATCATGGCCAAGCTCTTTAACTTGCCATGGACTGTAGAGCGAAACTTAACCATTGGAGAGCCCATTATAGATTTTTAG
- the LOC107432185 gene encoding septum-promoting GTP-binding protein 1 isoform X2, producing MAKILHESTRNMTQLCKKVVHLDVRWSIVERVSVIGHFFKFIWDRIVVCSTGRSSRYRRLQRRSSSSPLLEVAEDGTVSDEPTTTCGGGVYDTDQDSVTLKISLLGDCQIGKTSFVVKYVGDEQEKRSLEMTGLNLMDKTLAVQGARISFRIWDVGGDKGSVDHIPIACKDAVAILFMFDLTSRCTLNSVVGWYSQARKWNQEGKRAVRVLYQ from the exons ATGGCCAAAATCCTTCATGAATCCACAAGGAACATGACTCAGCTTTGTAAAAAAGTGGTCCATCTCGACGTCCGGTGGAGCATAGTGGAAAGGGTGTCTGTGATTGGCCacttcttcaagttcatatggGATAGAATCGTCGTCTGCTCCACAGGAAGGTCAAGCCGGTACCGGAGGTTGCAGCGGCGCTCTTCTTCGTCGCCGTTGCTGGAAGTGGCAGAGGATGGCACTGTCTCTGACGAACCCACCACCACGTGCGGCGGCGGCGTGTATGACACGGATCAGGATTCAGTGACTTTGAAGATCAGCTTGCTGGGTGATTGTCAGATTGGAAAAACAAGCTTTGTT GTCAAATATGTTGGGGATGAGCAGGAAAAGAGAAGCTTGGAGATGACAGGACTGAATTTGATGGATAAAACATTAGCAGTTCAAGGAGCTCGAATTTCCTTCAGGATTTGGGACGTaggag GTGATAAAGGATCGGTGGATCATATTCCAATCGCTTGCAAAGATGCAGTAGCaattttgttcatgtttgatcTTACAAGTCGATGTACTCTAAATAG TGTTGTTGGATGGTATAGTCAAGCAAGAAAATGGAATCAG GAGGGAAAAAGAGCAGTTAGAGTGTTATATCAGTGA